In the genome of Blastopirellula retiformator, the window TCATCGTTTTCCTCCTGAAAAAAGGTGCTGCCAAACCAATAGCATCCTGCGTGCCGAAACGGACGCGGATCGCGGCGAATCGCCTAAGTCCCACTGCAGCCGAGAGTTGGCCACTTTATTTTCACGGCAACAAGATCCGCGCATACGGACGCGAGCGACAAGTGTCTCATGCTTGTGTCTCAGAATGAGACGCGTCGGTCGTAGATCGGAGCTTCTCTTGCCAGGCAAAGTGCAAAGCGTGCTGTCGTCGCTAGCCCGCTTCAAACGGGAAGGAAGCGTCGATTTCCGCCGCCGAAAGTTCGACCAGAAACTTGGCGAGCCGCTCGGTTAACTTTTCGAGAAGCTGCTCACCTTTTTCCGCGGTCGACGCATGCGGATAGCCCGAACCGCTGTTAGTGGTCAACAGATGCCAGGGCCGAGTGATGCCGACCCAGCCTTCTTGCAAGGCTTCAAACCGCATCGGCCGTTGGGCGCCTTGATCTGCGTTTAACGTGCCGTCCTCCTTCTTGTCGACCAAGTGACCCTGGCAAGCCATGATCAGCGAGGTTTCCATTTCGCCGGCATGATCATCCATGTGCTCAAAAATCTGGAAGTAGTCGTCCGAAGAGAGGACGCGAAACCAATTGCAAAGGAAAAGGTGCGCTTCGGTCTTGCCATACAGTTCGCGCAGCAGCGGCTTGAACTCGTTGCCGCCATGACTGTTGAGCAGCACTACCTTGCGAATTCCACTTTCGACCAGCGATTGCACCAGGTCGGTAACCAGCAGGAACAACGTCGAAGGATTGACGTTCATCGCTAGCGGAAACTGGTTCATGTTCGTCTCGGTTCCGTACGGCATGGTCGGCAGCAACAAGACTTTCGCCCCTTGCTTGTGGGCCACTTCGCAGATCCGCTCGCCGATCGCTGTTCCTTCGTACATGTCGGTTCCGTACGGCAGGTGCAGATTGTGCGGCTCGGTCGCGCCGAGCGGCAGCACGGCTACTTCGTACTGGTGCTCTTTGACGTAGCCGAAATTCACTTCCGACAAGATCCACGGGCGCATTCCGCTCATCGCGATGTTCCTTCGGCAAAGACCAGGGTGCAAAAAAAGAATGCCGCCATTCTAACGGCTACTGGTCGTCGGTCGTAACCTGCAGCGAAGGGATCGCCTGTTTGATTTTCGCGACGCCTGCCGGAGTGGTAAGCGTGCGGCGCAAATCAAGTGCACGTAGCTGCGCACAGCGGGCAAGTTCGGCCAGGCCGGCGTCGGTGATGCGAGTAACGGCCAGTCGTAAGATCTGCAATTGATCAAGCTGTGCGAGCGGCTTCAGCCCGGCGTCGGTGATCGCTGTGCCGCTTAAGTCGAGCTCGCCTAGTTTGGCGAGCTTCGCAATCGACGGCGTCGCCGCGTCGGTGGTCGCCGTTCCGCCCAGTCCCAGGTCACGCAGCTGCGGCGTCTGCAATTGCCTCACGCCGGCGCTGGTTACTTTCGTTCCGGTTAGATCCAGCCAGGTCAGCTGCGGCAGCTTGCCGATCGAGGTCATCCCTTCGTCGGTCACCGCGGTGCGTCCCAGCGCCAGATCGACGGTTGGTCCCGCTGGATCGAGTTGTTCCAGCATCGCATCGTCGACTTGCAGGAAGCGAGCGTAGCTGTCGTCGATCTGGCTTGGCGACAGGCCGGTCGTTTCTTCCAGCGAACGAGCATGATCGCGGCCGAGGTAGATCGTCCGCAGGTAGTCGATAAACGGACGGCGGTACTGGGCGGCGTCTCCATCCATCCAGTAGTGAGCCAAGCCTGCCGCTTCGCTATACAGCGGGCGGATGTCGGGGTGCTTTTGCAGTTGCTCGCGCGACAGACCGGTGAGCTCGCCGACCGGCAAGTGGAATTCGCCAACCAAGCGTCGGTTGCGGGCAAACTGGAGTCGCGACGCATCGAAGCCGCCGATCGTGCAGTAGCCGTCGAACATGCGGACCGACTCCATGTAGAGCGCGGCGCCTTCGATCGCCCAGAAGTTGGCGGTCGTGCCGATCTCGGCCGGGGCCGAGCGATACTCATGAAACAGCTGGTGCGTCGCTTCGTGCAGCCAGGTCGACTGGGCTGCCGGATCGTCGGACGCAAAAAAGTAAGCCTCTTCTTTCTTGAAAAGGTAGATGCCCAGCGTCATCGCCGCTTGGGGTTCGAGCGGCGTCAGATAGTCGACATACTCCTGCCGCGAGCGAAAGTAGGCGATGTGAAACTTCTTGCGACTGGGGCTAGGCGTCGCCCCATCGAAATAGCTTTTCAGCTGCCGCGAGTTGCTCCAGTAGTCGAAGAAAATCTGCTCCCAGGCCGAATAGAGCTGCTCCAGCTTTTCGGCCAGTTCCAGGCCCGCCTGTTCGCTATGGTTGGTGCTGATCTCAAAGTGGGGCGACTCGATCAGCCAATAGGTGCGAGCCGGCCAGGGGAACTTCGGGTGATCAAGTCGAAGCTGCTTGACCCGCGTCGTCACGCCGGGACGTCGCCAGACGCCGCCGACCTGGCGGTAGCCGAGGATCCGCCGCGCTTCGGTATGATCAGGGTTTTCTCGCAGGACGTCGTGAATCAAGCGATAGGCGACGTCGGCGCGATCGGCGGTCAGCTCTTGCCGGGCAAGTTGAAATAGTTGCTCAGCATATGCCTGTCGGAGCGACGTCAGCCGTTCGTACCAGAAGGCGATCAGCTGCGTAGGCTGCCCGGTCGGCTTGAGCGGGTCGCTCTCGGGAACCATCACTGCGTAGTTGTAGATCGGCCGCCGCTCCAGCAACCAGCCGCGAGTGGCTGCCGCCTGTTGCGGCATTTCTAGCTCGTCGCACTTATCGGCCAACTGCGTCAGTTCGCTCTGAAAGCGTGCATCGAGCGTCGCCCGATCCAGCGCGGGATCGGCGGCCAAGAGCGACAAACTGACCAGAAGCGGAGCAAGCACGTACTTTAAGGGGGAGAGCAGGGAAGCGGGGCGGCAAAGGCTTATCTTCTAGTCTACTTTCCCACAGCAAAACAGGCAGCAAAAAGGCCGCCGGAATCAATCTGGCGGCCTGAAGGTTGTAGCGATCATATCGGCGAATTGGCTATTTGAGATCGAACGGAAAATCGTTCGCCTGATCTTCTAGTACTTTGGCGGACAATTTCGTCGAAGCGGCCACCGAGTACTGCTTGGGAAGCATCTCAACCAGCGAAGGAGGTTCTTGTCCCGGACGAAGCGTACCACCTTCTGCGGAGATCTTGTTGGCCGCATCGACCTTTGCCTGATAGGCGCTGACGGAGATCCCTTTCGGCGGTACGAATTTGGAGATCGTCACCTTGTACTCGCCTGGGACGGCGCCGCTGACGTCCTGCTCACCGCCGATGTGCGTCGTCAGCTTGAAGTTTCCCTCGGCGTCGGTTTTGCCGAGAGCGACTTCTCCATTGGCGATATTGTACGAACCGCGACTGAAAATGACGTTGGCGCCTTCGACCGGTTGCCCTTGATAGGTCACGTTGCCGGTGACCGGGCTCGTCTTCGGCAAATCTGATCCGCCGCAGCCGATCATCGTCGCCGCCAGGAAGATTCCGACCGAGCTAAGTGCAAGATTATAAGACGGAGCCATCGTAACACCTACATGGAGAGGGAAGCGAACGAAACTGAGATCAACGGAACTCCAAGTTCGTTACGGCAGAGTCACCGTCTCACCGCCAGCCTTGCTACCGAGAGCGCCCCAGACGCCATAAGGGCTGGGACCGCTGGTCGACTCGGCGGACGTTAAATTGCCGGTATCGATTGTGTTGGGGATAAACTGAACCGAAGCGTCTCCCATTGAGACCAAGACGCCGCCTGGATGGTAGCTGCTGGCGCTGAATAGCCCCCAATTGTCTCCCCAGTTGTCGTTGGCGCACGACGGGCTGTTCGGCGGAAGGACCGTGTTAACGCCTGTAAATGCCGGCATACCGTCAAACCACTGAACGCCGGCGGCGCGATCGGTTTGCACCGATTGCCCCGTCAAATATTTGCCGTTACTCGCGGTTGTCAGGCAGTTGGTCGGGGAGGTGTTGAGGCCGCTCACGTTATTGGCGAAAAAGCCGCGGATGTTGCGCGTATCGCCGCTGACGCCAAACGCCCGCTCGGCCAGCATGATGGTGTTGGTCGTGCCGTCGATAATCGACGCCATGTTGGTGGTCGACTTCTTGTCGAGTTCGCCACGGGCAAACATGCCGCGCGGGTTTCCAATGGAGTGACTATTGGCGATCGAGTCTCCCATGCTGGTCGCATAGTTGCGGGGGCCCCATGCGCGATTCCAGATATTTGCCGGCGTCGATGGCTGCGAGGGGCAGACGAAAGCGGGAATGGTCGCTTGATAGGGTGGGTAAACTCGTTCGCGAATTGGACCGAACGGAAGAATATCGATCCCTCCGTAAGTTCCTGGCGCCGAGAGAATGTCGAAAAGGGCCGACTGCTCCAAGAAGGGCATCAGGAACATGAAGCCGCTACTCCGGTTCTCATTCCCCTGAGGATCGGTCGAACGCGTACCGCCGTTGTCGTAGGTAAGAGCCGGGAAGCTGAGGAAGGTGTCGTGGTGGTTATGCAGCGCAAGGCCAATCTGCTTCAAATTGTTTGTGCATTGCATACGTCGAGCCGCTTCGCGGGCTTGTTGTACCGCCGGAAGTAATAGGGCGATCAACACGCCGATGATGGCGATCACGACCAACAATTCGACCAAGGTGAAACCTCTGCGACTATGCGTCGAGTAAGAAACGCTCATAGCAATCTACCTTGAGTAAAAAAGAATGAGGAAGATCGAAGCCGTTGCAAATGTGTTGTGGTGGCCGAATTGGCGAACCCAGAAATGGTGTCCGCGCGCAACGCAACGTTCTCCACAACCGAGGCTCAATTTGCGACGTTACGGTTGGTTGCGTTGGAAATTGAAATCGGAGGCCAAAATGGCGGGATGTGCGGCTGGGAGGCGCTCAACCGAAATAAGGTGATCTTGTAAAAACAA includes:
- a CDS encoding leucine-rich repeat domain-containing protein, which encodes MLAPLLVSLSLLAADPALDRATLDARFQSELTQLADKCDELEMPQQAAATRGWLLERRPIYNYAVMVPESDPLKPTGQPTQLIAFWYERLTSLRQAYAEQLFQLARQELTADRADVAYRLIHDVLRENPDHTEARRILGYRQVGGVWRRPGVTTRVKQLRLDHPKFPWPARTYWLIESPHFEISTNHSEQAGLELAEKLEQLYSAWEQIFFDYWSNSRQLKSYFDGATPSPSRKKFHIAYFRSRQEYVDYLTPLEPQAAMTLGIYLFKKEEAYFFASDDPAAQSTWLHEATHQLFHEYRSAPAEIGTTANFWAIEGAALYMESVRMFDGYCTIGGFDASRLQFARNRRLVGEFHLPVGELTGLSREQLQKHPDIRPLYSEAAGLAHYWMDGDAAQYRRPFIDYLRTIYLGRDHARSLEETTGLSPSQIDDSYARFLQVDDAMLEQLDPAGPTVDLALGRTAVTDEGMTSIGKLPQLTWLDLTGTKVTSAGVRQLQTPQLRDLGLGGTATTDAATPSIAKLAKLGELDLSGTAITDAGLKPLAQLDQLQILRLAVTRITDAGLAELARCAQLRALDLRRTLTTPAGVAKIKQAIPSLQVTTDDQ
- a CDS encoding creatininase family protein, with translation MSGMRPWILSEVNFGYVKEHQYEVAVLPLGATEPHNLHLPYGTDMYEGTAIGERICEVAHKQGAKVLLLPTMPYGTETNMNQFPLAMNVNPSTLFLLVTDLVQSLVESGIRKVVLLNSHGGNEFKPLLRELYGKTEAHLFLCNWFRVLSSDDYFQIFEHMDDHAGEMETSLIMACQGHLVDKKEDGTLNADQGAQRPMRFEALQEGWVGITRPWHLLTTNSGSGYPHASTAEKGEQLLEKLTERLAKFLVELSAAEIDASFPFEAG
- a CDS encoding carboxypeptidase-like regulatory domain-containing protein, with amino-acid sequence MAPSYNLALSSVGIFLAATMIGCGGSDLPKTSPVTGNVTYQGQPVEGANVIFSRGSYNIANGEVALGKTDAEGNFKLTTHIGGEQDVSGAVPGEYKVTISKFVPPKGISVSAYQAKVDAANKISAEGGTLRPGQEPPSLVEMLPKQYSVAASTKLSAKVLEDQANDFPFDLK
- a CDS encoding DUF1559 domain-containing protein; this encodes MSVSYSTHSRRGFTLVELLVVIAIIGVLIALLLPAVQQAREAARRMQCTNNLKQIGLALHNHHDTFLSFPALTYDNGGTRSTDPQGNENRSSGFMFLMPFLEQSALFDILSAPGTYGGIDILPFGPIRERVYPPYQATIPAFVCPSQPSTPANIWNRAWGPRNYATSMGDSIANSHSIGNPRGMFARGELDKKSTTNMASIIDGTTNTIMLAERAFGVSGDTRNIRGFFANNVSGLNTSPTNCLTTASNGKYLTGQSVQTDRAAGVQWFDGMPAFTGVNTVLPPNSPSCANDNWGDNWGLFSASSYHPGGVLVSMGDASVQFIPNTIDTGNLTSAESTSGPSPYGVWGALGSKAGGETVTLP